Proteins from one Salmonella bongori NCTC 12419 genomic window:
- a CDS encoding SFCGS family glycine-rich protein, with translation MEQITVVIGDRLGKGQKVAAGVEKAGGRAVVVPGVAADMKLGDVMKAENATFGVSFCGSGGAGAITAQNKHGYKARYGMRSVDEGVTAINEGCNVLGFGFMDKEELGERLVQAWQKKYGA, from the coding sequence ATGGAACAGATTACCGTCGTGATCGGTGATCGCCTGGGTAAAGGCCAGAAAGTGGCGGCGGGCGTGGAAAAAGCGGGCGGACGCGCGGTCGTTGTACCGGGCGTTGCGGCAGACATGAAGCTGGGCGATGTGATGAAAGCAGAAAACGCCACTTTCGGCGTTTCATTTTGCGGCAGCGGTGGTGCGGGTGCCATCACTGCGCAAAACAAGCATGGCTACAAAGCCCGGTATGGGATGCGGTCGGTAGATGAAGGCGTCACCGCTATCAATGAGGGATGCAACGTACTGGGTTTCGGCTTTATGGATAAAGAAGAGCTCGGTGAGCGCCTGGTGCAGGCGTGGCAAAAGAAATACGGCGCCTGA
- a CDS encoding DUF4312 family protein: MMKEQFTTTVRVKGKGDAKARAFADALNHVQSTVMRASPYILLRIEPQDVRIVQAHESVRKEAFLFFFLRRERRTYSVELDVTVNVTAINLDRVDFVAKR; this comes from the coding sequence ATGATGAAAGAGCAATTCACCACCACGGTGAGAGTAAAAGGCAAGGGCGATGCCAAAGCGCGCGCCTTTGCCGATGCGCTGAACCATGTTCAGTCAACGGTGATGAGAGCATCGCCGTATATCTTATTGCGTATTGAGCCACAGGATGTGCGGATTGTTCAGGCGCATGAGTCGGTGCGTAAAGAGGCCTTTCTGTTTTTCTTTTTGCGCCGGGAACGACGCACCTACAGCGTGGAGCTGGATGTGACCGTCAACGTGACCGCCATCAATCTCGACAGGGTGGATTTCGTCGCGAAACGCTGA
- a CDS encoding DUF4311 domain-containing protein, with protein MFLIILIKSLIIGALVGVGVGAGAARMFHAPTTQGMGAFRTLGELNSCEGDPASHFSFGLGFFFNAWASSVAAGSFTQDVDHRIIPNWGAAALMIKNRNVGETLHDPKRMAIACAVVGMIVVTFLNLTASSVPQALQVTAVKVLVPAANLLVNIVMPVIFWLAAIDAGKKSGFWATVFGGAAQLIMGNAVPGLVLGILIGKGVEESGWNHVTRVMMVAIVLLFVLSGFFRGFDMKMIESFNMTVPNWLEMIHNSLSGK; from the coding sequence ATGTTCCTGATAATACTAATTAAATCGCTCATCATCGGCGCACTGGTCGGCGTTGGGGTGGGGGCTGGGGCTGCACGCATGTTTCATGCGCCTACCACGCAGGGGATGGGCGCGTTCCGTACGTTGGGTGAACTCAACTCTTGCGAAGGCGACCCGGCATCCCATTTTTCCTTTGGGTTAGGCTTTTTCTTCAACGCCTGGGCGTCGTCCGTTGCCGCCGGATCGTTCACTCAGGATGTTGATCATCGCATCATCCCTAACTGGGGCGCGGCGGCGCTCATGATCAAAAACCGTAATGTCGGCGAGACGCTGCACGACCCGAAGAGAATGGCGATCGCCTGCGCTGTCGTCGGCATGATCGTCGTAACGTTCCTTAACCTGACCGCTTCATCCGTACCACAAGCGCTACAGGTGACGGCGGTTAAGGTGCTGGTGCCAGCGGCAAACCTGCTGGTCAACATTGTTATGCCCGTGATCTTCTGGTTAGCGGCGATCGACGCGGGTAAAAAATCGGGCTTCTGGGCCACCGTTTTCGGCGGCGCGGCGCAGCTCATTATGGGGAACGCCGTACCGGGACTGGTGCTGGGGATTTTGATCGGTAAAGGCGTGGAAGAGAGCGGCTGGAACCATGTCACCAGGGTAATGATGGTCGCCATTGTGTTGCTGTTTGTGTTGAGCGGCTTTTTCCGCGGCTTCGACATGAAAATGATCGAATCCTTCAACATGACGGTACCGAACTGGCTTGAAATGATCCACAACTCGCTCAGCGGCAAATAA
- a CDS encoding DUF4310 family protein, which translates to MEENKGFWYADWSFPIFVGLLSSGVFAGTHMYYLYGIGAFNEVAFVAMLKAGMDTGVYGAVAAFGASFLFARIIEGSLVGILDIGGAIQTGVGLGVPALLLGAGFVFPVANFIASLITGLVIGLAIGYIIILARKFTINQSDSTYGADVMMGAGNASGRFLGPLIILSAMTASIPIGVGSLVGALLFYIWQKPITGGAILGAMILGWLFPVAL; encoded by the coding sequence ATGGAAGAAAATAAAGGGTTTTGGTATGCCGACTGGTCGTTTCCGATCTTTGTGGGCCTGCTCTCTTCCGGCGTTTTCGCCGGGACGCATATGTATTATCTGTACGGTATCGGCGCATTCAACGAAGTGGCCTTTGTGGCGATGCTGAAAGCGGGAATGGATACCGGTGTCTATGGCGCGGTTGCCGCCTTCGGCGCCAGCTTTTTATTCGCCCGTATTATCGAAGGATCGCTGGTCGGCATTCTGGATATCGGCGGCGCGATTCAGACTGGGGTGGGTTTAGGCGTTCCGGCGCTATTGTTGGGGGCGGGGTTTGTCTTCCCGGTAGCGAATTTTATTGCCTCGTTGATTACCGGCCTGGTGATTGGCCTGGCGATTGGCTACATCATTATTCTGGCGCGTAAGTTCACGATTAATCAGAGCGATTCTACTTACGGGGCGGATGTCATGATGGGCGCCGGTAACGCTTCAGGCCGTTTTCTGGGGCCGTTGATTATCCTCAGCGCTATGACGGCGTCGATTCCCATTGGCGTCGGTTCGCTGGTGGGCGCGCTGCTGTTTTATATCTGGCAGAAGCCGATTACCGGCGGCGCGATTTTAGGCGCGATGATTTTAGGCTGGCTGTTCCCGGTGGCTCTTTGA
- a CDS encoding amidohydrolase/deacetylase family metallohydrolase: MFDLLLRHARLVDDTVCDIALQNGKIVALGQLSGPAVKTLDLRGDCFVSAGWIDSHVHCYPKSPIYFDEPDSIGIATGVTTVVDAGSTGADDIDDFYTLTRQAITDVYALLNISRVGLIAQNELADMNNIDANAVTLAVKRHPDFIVGLKARMSSSVVGENGITPLQRAKAMQQENGNLPLMVHIGNNPPDLDEIAERLTAGDIITHCYNGKPNRILTPEGELRASVTRALARGVRLDVGHGTASLSFAVAKCAIRLGILPHTLSSDIYCRNRINGPVHSLANVMSKFLAIGMSLPQVIACVTANAADSLNLKTKGRLQPGLDADLTLFTLKRQPTVLVDAENDSLQAEELLVPLAAIRAGKGYMTEQGSAEYAFDF; the protein is encoded by the coding sequence ATGTTTGATTTACTCCTGCGCCATGCGCGACTGGTCGACGATACGGTCTGCGATATTGCCCTACAAAACGGCAAAATTGTCGCGCTGGGCCAACTTTCCGGCCCGGCGGTGAAAACCCTCGATCTACGCGGTGACTGTTTTGTCAGCGCCGGCTGGATTGATTCTCACGTCCACTGCTACCCCAAATCGCCGATTTATTTCGATGAGCCGGATAGCATCGGTATCGCGACGGGGGTGACCACGGTGGTTGACGCAGGCAGCACTGGCGCAGACGACATTGATGACTTCTATACGTTGACCCGTCAGGCGATCACCGACGTTTATGCGCTATTGAATATTTCCCGCGTCGGGCTGATAGCTCAGAATGAACTGGCGGACATGAACAACATTGATGCCAATGCGGTAACGCTGGCGGTAAAACGCCATCCGGATTTTATCGTCGGCCTCAAGGCGCGGATGAGCAGCAGCGTGGTGGGCGAGAACGGTATTACGCCGCTGCAACGCGCTAAAGCCATGCAGCAAGAAAACGGCAACCTGCCGCTGATGGTTCATATTGGCAATAACCCGCCGGATCTGGACGAAATAGCGGAGCGTCTGACGGCGGGCGATATCATTACCCACTGTTACAACGGTAAGCCGAACCGTATCCTGACGCCGGAAGGCGAGCTGCGCGCCTCAGTCACACGGGCGCTGGCGCGCGGCGTGCGTCTGGACGTCGGACATGGTACCGCCAGCCTGAGCTTTGCGGTAGCGAAATGCGCCATTCGCCTGGGGATTTTACCGCATACCCTCAGTTCCGATATCTACTGCCGTAATCGCATCAATGGCCCGGTGCATTCGCTGGCTAATGTGATGTCGAAATTCCTTGCCATCGGCATGTCGCTGCCGCAGGTCATTGCGTGCGTGACGGCCAATGCCGCCGATAGCCTGAATCTGAAAACCAAAGGGCGTCTTCAGCCTGGTCTGGATGCCGACCTGACCCTCTTTACGCTCAAACGACAGCCCACCGTGCTGGTGGATGCGGAAAACGACAGCTTACAGGCTGAGGAATTGCTGGTGCCGCTTGCCGCGATACGCGCAGGCAAGGGCTATATGACCGAACAAGGGAGCGCGGAATATGCCTTCGATTTTTGA
- a CDS encoding DgaE family pyridoxal phosphate-dependent ammonia lyase, whose protein sequence is MPSIFEKYKLKQVINTSGRMTALGVSTPRPEVIEAAMAGMNQYFEMKDLVNKTGEYIAGLLEVEGATVVSCASAGIAQSVAAVLVQDSDWLLENLHVTAIENNEIVLPKGHNVNFGAPVGTMVALGGGKLVEAGYANECSAAQLAAAITPRTAAILYIKSHHCVQKSMLSVEQAVVVARKHHLPLIVDAAAEEDLQCYYRSGASLVIYSGAKAIEGPTSGLVIGKTQYVEWVKRQSAGIGRAMKVGKEGIVGLTCAIELYLRAQKESGAEMAEKMAPFIDTLNSLNGVSARVVWDSAGRDIARAEIQFDEAVTGIATGDLVEALKQGEYAIYFRGYKANDGIIEADVRSVDRAQLAIVARRIADVLHQEKKA, encoded by the coding sequence ATGCCTTCGATTTTTGAAAAATATAAACTCAAACAGGTGATTAACACCTCCGGGCGTATGACGGCGCTTGGTGTCTCCACGCCGCGCCCGGAAGTGATAGAAGCGGCGATGGCGGGAATGAATCAGTATTTTGAGATGAAAGATCTGGTGAATAAGACCGGCGAGTATATTGCGGGATTGCTGGAGGTTGAAGGGGCGACAGTGGTCTCCTGCGCCAGCGCGGGTATCGCCCAGTCGGTTGCCGCGGTACTGGTTCAGGATAGCGACTGGCTACTGGAAAACCTGCATGTGACCGCCATTGAAAACAACGAAATCGTCTTGCCAAAAGGCCATAACGTCAACTTTGGCGCGCCGGTGGGGACAATGGTGGCGCTGGGCGGCGGCAAACTGGTGGAGGCCGGTTATGCTAATGAATGTTCCGCTGCGCAACTGGCGGCGGCTATCACGCCGCGTACGGCGGCCATTCTCTATATCAAATCTCACCACTGCGTACAGAAAAGTATGCTGAGTGTGGAACAGGCGGTCGTTGTGGCACGTAAACACCATCTGCCGCTCATTGTGGATGCCGCGGCGGAAGAAGATTTGCAGTGCTATTACCGTTCCGGCGCGAGTCTGGTGATTTACAGCGGCGCGAAAGCGATTGAAGGGCCGACCAGCGGGCTGGTGATTGGCAAAACGCAGTACGTTGAGTGGGTAAAACGCCAGTCAGCGGGCATTGGCCGGGCGATGAAGGTCGGTAAAGAGGGAATTGTTGGCCTGACCTGCGCCATTGAACTCTATCTGCGGGCACAAAAAGAGAGCGGGGCGGAGATGGCGGAAAAAATGGCGCCCTTTATCGATACTCTGAATTCGCTTAATGGCGTCAGCGCCCGCGTGGTGTGGGACAGTGCCGGGCGCGATATTGCGCGTGCGGAAATCCAATTTGATGAGGCGGTAACCGGCATCGCCACTGGCGACCTGGTGGAGGCGCTCAAACAGGGTGAATACGCGATTTATTTCCGCGGCTACAAAGCCAACGACGGAATTATTGAGGCGGATGTCCGCAGCGTCGATCGCGCGCAGTTAGCGATTGTGGCGCGGCGTATTGCCGATGTCCTTCATCAGGAGAAAAAAGCATGA
- the dagF gene encoding 2-dehydro-3-deoxy-phosphogluconate aldolase, giving the protein MKLTPNFYRDRVCLNVLAGSKDNAREIYAAAEGHVLVGVLSKNYPDVERAVVEMREYAALIDNALSVGLGAGDPRQSVMVSEIARQVQPQHVNQVFTGVATSRALLGQSETVVNGLVSPTGTPGRVKISTGPLSSRAPDGIVPIETAIALLQDMGGSSIKYFPMEGLNCRDEYKAVAEACARHDFWLEPTGGIDLENIDEILHIALEAGVSKIIPHIYSSIIDKVSGNTRPDDVRQLLAIVRSRVG; this is encoded by the coding sequence ATGAAATTGACCCCTAACTTTTACCGCGATCGCGTCTGTCTGAATGTACTGGCCGGCTCGAAAGATAACGCCCGGGAAATCTACGCAGCGGCGGAAGGTCATGTGCTGGTTGGCGTGCTCTCCAAAAACTACCCCGACGTTGAACGCGCAGTCGTGGAAATGCGCGAATACGCCGCGCTTATCGATAATGCACTTTCCGTGGGGCTGGGAGCTGGCGATCCGCGCCAGTCGGTGATGGTGAGTGAGATTGCCCGTCAGGTACAGCCACAGCATGTTAATCAGGTCTTTACCGGCGTGGCGACCAGCCGGGCGTTGCTGGGGCAGTCTGAGACGGTGGTGAATGGTCTGGTCTCGCCGACCGGCACGCCGGGACGGGTGAAAATTTCCACTGGCCCGCTAAGCAGCCGCGCGCCGGACGGCATCGTACCGATAGAGACGGCAATTGCTTTGCTCCAGGACATGGGCGGCAGTTCAATAAAATACTTTCCAATGGAGGGACTCAACTGCCGTGATGAATATAAAGCGGTGGCTGAGGCCTGCGCCCGCCATGATTTCTGGCTGGAACCGACGGGCGGTATCGATCTGGAAAACATCGACGAGATTTTGCACATCGCCCTTGAGGCTGGAGTAAGCAAAATCATTCCTCACATTTATAGTTCAATTATTGATAAGGTGAGCGGCAACACCCGTCCGGACGATGTGCGTCAGTTACTGGCTATCGTCCGGTCCCGTGTCGGCTAA
- a CDS encoding BglG family transcription antiterminator, with protein sequence MRFPNQRLAQLFEMLQNEALPQDELAQRLSVSTRTVRADIATLNMLLTPHGAQFILSRGSGYQLKIDDPARYQSLQMQPSPALVRSPRTSQERIYYLLARFLTSAFSLKLEDLADEWFVSRATLQNDMADVREHLLRYHLTLETRPRHGMKLFGGEMAIRACLTDLLWTLAQQEPTHPLVVGTALNSDVSQRLRSLLPDIFSRFHIRLTDEGELFLRLYCAVAVRRICEGFPLSECVAEEVDEKVRYAAHEIAELLQHLTDKPLSAPEVSWLKVHIAARQVQEIVPSAINADDEDALVNYILSFINTQYNYNLLDDKQLHADLLTHIKTMITRVRYQIMIPNPLLDNIKQHYPMAWDMTLAAISSWGKYTPYIISENEIGFLVLHIGVGLERSYNIGYQRQPKVLLVCDAGNAMVRMIEAVLARKYPQIEIVRTLTLRDYEARESIVEDFVISTARIGEKDKPVVMIAPFPTDYQLEQIGKLVLVDRTRPWMLDKYFDPSHFLIVKGEIDQQTLFKTLCDQLRDEDFVDAAFLDSVIEREAIVSTLLGDGIALPHALGLLAKKTVVYTVLAPQGITWGDETAHVIFLLAISKSEYEEAMAIYDIFVTFLRERAMTRLCACRNFIEFKTVAMECVSRF encoded by the coding sequence GTGCGATTCCCCAACCAACGTTTAGCACAGTTGTTTGAAATGCTGCAAAACGAGGCGCTGCCGCAGGACGAGCTGGCGCAGCGGTTGTCGGTTTCCACACGTACCGTCCGGGCAGATATCGCGACGCTGAATATGTTATTAACGCCGCATGGGGCGCAATTTATCCTCAGCCGCGGCAGCGGTTATCAGCTTAAAATTGATGATCCGGCGCGTTACCAGAGCCTGCAAATGCAGCCGTCTCCCGCGCTGGTGCGCAGTCCCCGCACCAGCCAGGAGCGGATATACTATTTGCTGGCGCGTTTTTTAACCTCCGCCTTCTCGCTGAAGCTGGAGGATTTAGCGGATGAATGGTTCGTCAGCCGTGCGACGCTACAGAATGATATGGCGGACGTGCGCGAGCATTTGTTGCGTTATCATCTGACGCTGGAAACGCGTCCGCGTCACGGTATGAAACTGTTTGGCGGAGAGATGGCGATTCGCGCCTGTCTGACCGATCTTTTATGGACGCTGGCGCAGCAGGAGCCGACCCATCCGCTGGTCGTCGGGACGGCGCTGAATAGCGATGTGTCTCAGCGGCTGCGGTCGCTTTTGCCGGACATTTTCTCACGTTTTCACATCCGCCTGACCGATGAGGGCGAGCTATTTCTGCGTTTATACTGCGCGGTGGCGGTACGGCGTATTTGCGAGGGGTTTCCGTTATCGGAATGCGTAGCGGAAGAGGTAGATGAAAAGGTGCGCTATGCGGCGCATGAGATTGCGGAACTGCTACAACATCTGACCGACAAGCCACTGTCGGCGCCGGAAGTGAGCTGGCTGAAGGTGCATATTGCTGCCCGCCAGGTACAGGAGATTGTCCCCAGCGCCATTAATGCTGATGATGAAGACGCGCTGGTGAACTATATCCTCAGCTTTATCAATACCCAGTACAACTACAACCTGTTGGATGATAAACAGCTTCATGCGGACTTGCTAACCCATATTAAAACGATGATCACCCGGGTGCGCTACCAGATCATGATCCCCAATCCACTACTGGACAATATTAAGCAGCACTATCCGATGGCGTGGGATATGACGTTGGCGGCGATATCAAGCTGGGGAAAATACACGCCGTATATCATCAGCGAAAACGAAATCGGTTTTCTGGTGCTGCATATTGGCGTTGGCCTGGAGCGTAGTTACAACATAGGATATCAGCGGCAGCCGAAAGTGCTACTGGTATGCGACGCTGGTAATGCAATGGTACGAATGATTGAGGCGGTACTGGCGCGCAAATATCCGCAGATCGAGATTGTTCGCACTCTGACCCTACGCGACTATGAGGCGCGGGAAAGCATTGTGGAAGATTTTGTGATTTCCACGGCGCGGATCGGTGAAAAAGATAAACCGGTCGTTATGATTGCGCCCTTTCCCACCGACTATCAACTGGAGCAGATCGGTAAGTTGGTGCTGGTGGATCGTACCCGTCCGTGGATGCTGGATAAATATTTCGATCCCTCGCATTTCCTGATCGTGAAAGGTGAAATAGATCAACAGACGCTGTTTAAAACGCTATGCGATCAGCTACGCGATGAAGATTTTGTGGATGCCGCGTTTCTTGATTCGGTTATTGAGCGTGAAGCTATCGTCAGTACGTTATTAGGCGACGGGATTGCCTTGCCGCACGCGTTGGGGCTGCTGGCGAAGAAAACGGTGGTTTACACGGTGCTCGCGCCGCAGGGGATTACCTGGGGTGATGAAACGGCGCATGTTATTTTTTTACTCGCCATCAGCAAAAGTGAATATGAAGAAGCGATGGCCATCTACGATATTTTTGTCACTTTCCTGCGCGAACGCGCCATGACGCGCCTCTGCGCATGCCGGAATTTCATTGAGTTCAAAACGGTCGCAATGGAGTGCGTGAGTCGTTTTTGA
- the nrdG gene encoding anaerobic ribonucleoside-triphosphate reductase-activating protein, with amino-acid sequence MQYHQYYPVDIVNGPGTRCTLFVSGCVHECPGCYNKSTWRLNSGQPFTKEMEDKIIADLNDTRIHRQGISLSGGDPLHPQNVPDILKLVQRIRAECPGKDIWVWTGYKLDELNAAQMQVVDLINVLVDGKFVQALKDPALIWRGSSNQVVHHLR; translated from the coding sequence ATGCAATACCACCAATATTACCCCGTCGACATCGTCAACGGTCCCGGCACCCGCTGCACCCTGTTTGTGTCAGGATGCGTGCATGAGTGCCCAGGCTGCTATAACAAAAGCACCTGGCGGCTCAATTCCGGCCAGCCGTTTACCAAAGAGATGGAAGATAAGATCATTGCCGATCTGAACGACACGCGCATTCACCGTCAGGGGATCTCGCTTTCCGGCGGCGATCCGCTCCATCCACAAAACGTGCCGGATATCCTGAAGCTGGTACAGCGTATTCGCGCCGAATGTCCCGGGAAGGATATCTGGGTGTGGACGGGATATAAGCTTGATGAACTTAATGCCGCGCAAATGCAGGTTGTCGATCTCATCAACGTGCTGGTCGACGGTAAATTTGTGCAGGCTTTGAAAGACCCGGCGCTTATCTGGCGCGGCAGCAGCAACCAGGTGGTGCATCATTTGCGCTAA
- the nrdD gene encoding anaerobic ribonucleoside-triphosphate reductase, with protein sequence MTPHVMKRDGCKVPFKSERIKEAILRAAKAAGVDDADYCATVAEVVSSQMNARSQVDINEIQTAVENQLMSGPYKQLARAYIEYRHDRDIEREKRGRLNQEIRGLVEQTNSALLNENANKDSKVIPTQRDLLAGIVAKHYARQHLLPRDVVQAHERGDIHYHDLDYSPFFPMFNCMLIDLKGMLTQGFKMGNAEIEPPKSISTATAVTAQIIAQVASHIYGGTTINRIDEVLAPFVTASFNKHRNTAAEWQIPDAEGYARSRTEKECYDAFQSLEYEVNTLHTANGQTPFVTFGFGLGTSWESRLIQESILRNRIAGLGKNRKTAVFPKLVFAIRDGLNHKPGDSNYDIKQLALECASKRMYPDILNYDQVVKVTGSFKTPMGCRSFLGVWENENGEQIHDGRNNLGVISLNLPRIALEAKGNEEAFWKLLDERLALARKALMTRIARLEGVKARVAPILYMEGACGVRLNADDDVSEIFKNGRASISLGYIGIHETINALFGNEHMYDSEQLRAKGIAIVERLRQAVDQWKEETGYGFSLYSTPSENLCDRFCRLDTAEFGVVPGVTDKGYYTNSFHLDVEKKVNPYDKIDFEAPYPPLANGGFICYGEYPNIQHNLKALEDVWDYSYQHVPYYGTNTPIDECYECGFTGEFECTSKGFTCPKCGNHDAARVSVTRRVCGYLGSPDARPFNAGKQEEVKRRVKHLGNGQIG encoded by the coding sequence ATGACACCGCATGTGATGAAACGAGATGGCTGTAAAGTGCCATTCAAATCAGAGCGCATTAAAGAAGCCATTCTACGTGCAGCTAAAGCAGCGGGAGTCGACGACGCAGATTACTGTGCTACCGTCGCAGAAGTCGTTAGCAGTCAAATGAACGCTCGCAGTCAGGTCGATATTAATGAGATCCAGACGGCAGTTGAAAACCAACTGATGTCTGGCCCGTATAAACAGCTTGCCCGCGCCTATATTGAGTACCGTCACGACCGTGATATTGAACGTGAAAAACGTGGCCGTCTGAACCAGGAGATTCGTGGCCTGGTTGAGCAAACCAACTCGGCGTTACTGAACGAGAACGCCAACAAAGACAGTAAAGTCATTCCGACCCAGCGCGATCTGCTGGCCGGGATCGTGGCAAAACATTATGCCCGTCAGCATCTGCTGCCGCGCGACGTCGTGCAGGCGCACGAACGCGGCGATATTCACTATCACGATCTCGACTACTCGCCATTCTTCCCGATGTTCAACTGCATGTTGATCGATCTGAAAGGCATGCTGACCCAGGGTTTTAAGATGGGTAACGCCGAGATCGAGCCGCCAAAATCCATTTCAACCGCCACCGCGGTAACGGCACAGATCATCGCTCAGGTCGCCAGCCATATTTATGGCGGCACCACCATTAACCGTATTGATGAAGTACTGGCGCCGTTTGTGACCGCCAGCTTTAACAAACACCGTAACACCGCCGCAGAGTGGCAGATTCCGGATGCGGAAGGCTATGCGCGTTCCCGTACTGAGAAAGAGTGTTACGACGCGTTCCAGTCTCTGGAGTATGAAGTGAACACTCTGCATACCGCCAATGGACAGACGCCGTTTGTCACCTTCGGTTTCGGCCTTGGCACCAGTTGGGAATCACGCCTGATTCAGGAGTCTATCCTGCGTAATCGTATCGCCGGTCTGGGTAAAAATCGTAAAACCGCCGTGTTCCCGAAACTGGTCTTTGCCATTCGTGATGGCCTGAACCATAAGCCTGGCGATTCAAACTACGATATCAAACAACTGGCGCTGGAATGCGCGAGCAAGCGCATGTATCCGGACATTCTGAACTATGATCAAGTGGTCAAAGTCACCGGCTCGTTCAAAACTCCCATGGGATGCCGCAGCTTCCTTGGCGTATGGGAAAACGAAAATGGCGAGCAAATCCACGACGGACGTAACAACCTCGGCGTGATTAGCCTCAACCTGCCCCGCATTGCGCTGGAAGCCAAAGGTAATGAAGAGGCGTTCTGGAAACTGCTTGATGAGCGTCTGGCGCTGGCGCGTAAAGCGCTGATGACCCGTATCGCTCGTCTGGAAGGAGTCAAAGCCCGCGTTGCGCCAATTCTGTATATGGAAGGCGCCTGTGGTGTGCGTCTGAACGCGGACGATGACGTTTCTGAAATCTTTAAAAATGGTCGCGCATCCATTTCGCTTGGCTATATTGGCATCCACGAAACCATTAACGCGCTGTTCGGCAATGAGCATATGTACGATAGCGAGCAGCTTCGCGCTAAAGGCATCGCGATTGTGGAGCGTCTGCGCCAGGCCGTGGATCAGTGGAAAGAAGAGACCGGCTATGGCTTCAGCCTGTACAGCACGCCAAGCGAAAACCTCTGTGACCGCTTCTGCCGTCTGGATACCGCTGAGTTCGGCGTGGTGCCGGGCGTAACCGATAAAGGCTACTACACCAACAGCTTCCACCTCGACGTGGAGAAAAAGGTCAACCCGTACGACAAAATCGATTTCGAAGCGCCGTATCCGCCGCTGGCGAACGGCGGTTTCATTTGCTACGGCGAATATCCGAACATTCAGCATAACCTGAAAGCGCTGGAAGACGTCTGGGATTACAGTTATCAGCATGTACCGTATTACGGCACCAACACGCCGATCGATGAGTGCTACGAGTGCGGTTTTACCGGTGAGTTTGAATGCACCAGTAAAGGCTTCACCTGCCCGAAATGCGGCAACCATGACGCCGCCCGCGTGTCGGTTACCCGTCGCGTTTGCGGCTATTTAGGCAGCCCGGACGCGCGTCCGTTTAACGCCGGTAAGCAGGAAGAAGTGAAGCGCCGCGTTAAGCATTTAGGCAACGGACAGATAGGTTAA